Proteins co-encoded in one Bacillus sp. FSL H8-0547 genomic window:
- the fliJ gene encoding flagellar export protein FliJ, whose translation MKYAYRFQKILELKEMEKDQSLEAYQLSVADFEKAAEKLYTCLKKKEVLEEKTLFQLNSGMPVQEIRHFQQFVSNLEKTISHYQNLTAAARERMNEKQQVLTEKNIEVKKYEKMKEKHREVYVRWVKDTEIKSMDDLSVQSYAVRGN comes from the coding sequence GTGAAATACGCTTACAGGTTTCAAAAAATTCTTGAACTTAAAGAAATGGAAAAAGATCAGTCTCTTGAAGCTTATCAGTTATCGGTAGCAGACTTTGAGAAGGCTGCTGAAAAGCTGTATACATGCCTGAAGAAAAAAGAAGTGCTTGAAGAAAAAACGCTCTTTCAGCTGAATTCGGGCATGCCGGTTCAGGAAATCCGGCACTTTCAGCAGTTTGTATCAAATCTTGAAAAAACAATTTCACACTATCAGAATCTCACAGCAGCAGCAAGGGAGAGAATGAATGAAAAGCAGCAAGTTCTCACAGAAAAAAATATAGAAGTAAAAAAGTACGAAAAAATGAAAGAAAAACACCGCGAAGTCTATGTGCGCTGGGTGAAAGACACTGAAATCAAGAGTATGGACGATCTTTCTGTCCAGTCTTATGCCGTGCGGGGGAATTAG
- the fliH gene encoding flagellar assembly protein FliH gives MSNLIKSDRAAAEQGKKAIILRTVLSAPAEKINPEMVMHQAKADADQLLEHARVQADRILKQAQDEQEKWISEKKQQELEAREEGFQAGFEAGRQESLQQYSSFLSEAKTIVDQAKEDYIEKVSQSEDTIINLAVKLSEKIMFIKLEEHPACFAELVKKALHEVREHPEIKVFVNPLYYSRLLKQKSELEDVLLSRADLFIYPDESLQEGSCVIESPAGTMDAGVDAQLNQLKKSMLQLIGED, from the coding sequence TTGTCTAATTTAATTAAATCAGACCGAGCCGCAGCAGAACAGGGCAAAAAAGCCATAATTCTAAGAACGGTCTTGTCCGCACCAGCTGAGAAAATAAATCCCGAGATGGTCATGCATCAGGCAAAAGCAGACGCTGATCAGCTGCTGGAACATGCCAGAGTTCAGGCAGACAGAATTCTAAAGCAGGCACAAGACGAGCAGGAAAAATGGATCAGTGAAAAAAAACAGCAAGAACTAGAGGCAAGAGAGGAAGGGTTTCAAGCCGGTTTTGAGGCGGGCAGACAGGAATCCCTGCAGCAATACAGCTCCTTTCTCTCAGAGGCAAAAACCATTGTGGATCAGGCAAAAGAGGATTACATAGAAAAAGTGTCCCAATCAGAAGATACCATTATTAATCTGGCTGTGAAGCTTTCTGAAAAAATCATGTTCATCAAGCTTGAAGAGCATCCTGCCTGCTTTGCCGAACTAGTTAAAAAAGCTTTGCATGAAGTCAGAGAACATCCGGAAATAAAAGTGTTCGTTAACCCGCTTTATTACAGCAGGCTTCTCAAGCAAAAAAGCGAGCTGGAAGATGTGTTGCTTTCCAGGGCCGATCTGTTCATTTATCCTGACGAAAGTCTTCAGGAAGGAAGCTGCGTGATTGAATCTCCTGCCGGCACAATGGATGCCGGCGTTGATGCCCAGCTGAATCAGCTGAAAAAAAGCATGCTTCAGCTGATTGGGGAGGATTGA
- the fliG gene encoding flagellar motor switch protein FliG: MVKRASKLTGKQKAALLLISLGPDAAASVYKHLSEEEIEKLTLEISSVRNVDSQNKEGIIEEFHQIAMAQEFISQGGISYAKQILEKALGEERASSIIHRLTSSLQVKPFDFARKADPAQIFNFIQGEHPQTIALILSYLDPVQSGQILSGLPHQQQADIAIRIAKMDRTSPEIINEVEQVLERKLSSAVTQDYTQTGGVEAVVEVLNGVDRSTEKTILDSLEIQDPELAEEIKKRMFVFEDIVTLDSRAIQRVIRDVENEDLMLSLKVASEEVKEIVFKNMSKRMADTFKEEMEFMGPVRLRDVEEAQSRIVSVIRRLEDAGEIVIARGGGDDVIV; encoded by the coding sequence ATGGTTAAACGAGCAAGCAAATTGACAGGCAAGCAAAAAGCCGCCCTCCTTCTGATTTCTCTAGGTCCTGACGCAGCCGCATCGGTTTACAAGCATCTTTCTGAAGAAGAAATTGAAAAGCTTACATTAGAGATCTCAAGTGTAAGAAATGTAGATTCTCAGAATAAAGAAGGAATTATTGAAGAGTTTCATCAAATCGCGATGGCTCAGGAATTCATTTCCCAGGGCGGCATTTCATATGCGAAACAAATTCTTGAAAAAGCGCTTGGAGAAGAGCGGGCTTCAAGCATTATCCACCGGCTTACATCTTCCTTGCAGGTAAAGCCGTTTGATTTTGCGAGAAAAGCTGACCCGGCCCAAATCTTTAATTTTATTCAGGGAGAGCACCCGCAAACGATTGCGCTCATTCTCTCCTACCTTGATCCGGTACAGTCAGGACAGATCCTGTCCGGTCTGCCGCATCAGCAGCAGGCGGATATTGCAATAAGGATTGCTAAAATGGACAGGACCTCACCGGAAATTATCAATGAAGTGGAACAGGTCCTTGAGAGAAAGCTCTCTTCTGCTGTCACACAGGATTATACGCAGACAGGCGGAGTGGAAGCGGTTGTTGAGGTGCTGAACGGTGTTGACCGCAGTACAGAAAAGACCATCCTTGATTCTCTTGAAATTCAGGATCCTGAGCTTGCAGAAGAAATCAAAAAACGGATGTTTGTTTTTGAGGATATTGTCACACTCGACAGCAGGGCCATTCAGCGCGTCATCAGGGATGTAGAAAACGAAGATCTGATGCTGTCGCTTAAAGTCGCAAGCGAAGAAGTGAAGGAAATTGTGTTCAAGAACATGTCCAAGAGAATGGCAGACACGTTTAAAGAAGAAATGGAGTTTATGGGTCCAGTCAGACTTCGGGATGTAGAAGAAGCACAATCACGCATTGTCTCTGTTATCCGCAGACTTGAGGATGCAGGAGAAATCGTCATTGCCCGCGGCGGGGGGGATGATGTCATTGTCTAA
- the fliI gene encoding flagellar protein export ATPase FliI has translation MKAADLLLKIDSMDSFKIYGKVSKVIGLMIESKGPESSIGDLCYIHTGTSKEMKIAAEVVGFRDEYVLLMPFEHVNQISPGSLVEATNEPLKIKAGMGLIGQTVDAFGLPFNQSPLPKGLTPISAEQNPPNPMNRPPINETMEVGVRVIDSLLTVGKGQRVGIFAGSGVGKSTLLGMIARNTKADLNVIALIGERGREVREFIEKDLGEEGLKRSIIVAATSDQPALMRLKASYTATAIAEYFRDKGLNVMLMMDSVTRVAMAQREIGLAAGEPPTTKGYTPSVFAVLPKLLERTGTNEHGSITAFYTVLVDGDDLNEPISDTVRGILDGHIVLDRNLANKGQFPAVNVLKSISRVMSQIVPAEQKKNASKLRDLLAVYLNSEDLINIGAYKRGTSREIDEAIRYYPKILSFLKQDVHEKISFEQSAEYLQSLIEIGDNT, from the coding sequence TTGAAAGCAGCAGACTTGCTTCTAAAGATAGATTCAATGGATTCATTTAAAATATATGGAAAAGTAAGCAAGGTAATCGGGCTGATGATTGAATCCAAAGGTCCGGAAAGCTCAATTGGCGACCTTTGCTACATTCATACGGGTACTTCTAAGGAAATGAAAATAGCTGCAGAAGTAGTAGGTTTCAGAGATGAATATGTTCTGTTGATGCCGTTTGAGCATGTGAATCAGATCTCACCCGGAAGTCTTGTTGAAGCAACAAACGAGCCTCTGAAGATCAAAGCGGGAATGGGGCTGATCGGCCAGACAGTTGATGCATTCGGTCTTCCCTTTAATCAATCACCGCTGCCAAAAGGCCTGACGCCAATATCAGCTGAACAAAATCCGCCAAACCCTATGAACCGTCCGCCAATCAATGAGACGATGGAAGTTGGGGTCAGAGTTATTGACAGTCTTTTGACAGTTGGAAAAGGACAGCGTGTCGGCATTTTTGCAGGAAGCGGTGTTGGAAAAAGCACGCTTCTCGGAATGATTGCAAGAAACACAAAAGCAGACCTGAATGTCATTGCCCTCATAGGTGAACGCGGGCGGGAAGTTCGTGAATTTATTGAAAAAGACCTTGGTGAAGAAGGACTCAAAAGGTCCATTATTGTGGCTGCTACATCTGATCAGCCTGCCCTGATGAGACTGAAGGCTTCTTATACAGCTACTGCAATCGCAGAATATTTCAGAGATAAAGGGTTAAATGTGATGCTGATGATGGATTCTGTCACCCGTGTTGCCATGGCGCAAAGGGAAATTGGCCTTGCAGCAGGAGAGCCTCCGACCACAAAAGGGTACACGCCTAGTGTCTTTGCCGTCCTCCCGAAGCTTCTTGAACGGACCGGAACAAATGAACATGGCTCCATTACCGCTTTTTATACAGTATTGGTTGACGGGGATGATCTGAATGAGCCGATTTCAGACACGGTAAGAGGAATTCTTGACGGCCACATCGTTCTTGACAGAAATCTTGCAAATAAAGGGCAATTTCCTGCAGTCAATGTGCTGAAAAGCATCAGCCGTGTGATGAGCCAGATTGTCCCTGCTGAACAAAAGAAAAACGCTTCAAAGCTAAGGGATCTGCTTGCTGTCTATTTAAACTCTGAGGACTTAATTAACATAGGCGCATACAAGCGCGGAACCAGCAGAGAAATTGACGAAGCGATCAGGTATTATCCGAAGATCCTTTCTTTTCTGAAGCAGGATGTGCACGAAAAAATCTCATTTGAACAAAGTGCGGAATACCTGCAATCACTGATTGAAATAGGAGATAACACGTGA